One window of the Allorhizobium ampelinum S4 genome contains the following:
- a CDS encoding ABC transporter permease, translating into MPKQGLFARHGETVLRVLIPFAVVAALVLVWHIGVTVSEVPQYILPGPLAVAKALYTDWGILGPALWVTTKITLMSLALALIGGVGIAVFLVQSKWIETAFYPIAVILQVTPVVAISPLILIYAPSTQVALLICAFLVAFFPILSNMVQGLKSVDHNLLNLFDLYGASRLQTLLYLKLPASLPYFMTGLRIGGGLALIAAVVAEFAAGSAGAGSGLAFRLLESQFRLNIPRLFAALFLLSCLGVVIFAITSFISWLALHRWHESSIKREN; encoded by the coding sequence ATGCCAAAACAAGGCCTATTTGCCCGCCACGGCGAAACCGTGCTGCGGGTGCTGATCCCGTTTGCGGTGGTCGCGGCTTTGGTGCTGGTCTGGCATATCGGCGTCACCGTCTCCGAGGTGCCGCAATATATCCTGCCCGGTCCGCTGGCCGTGGCAAAGGCACTCTACACCGATTGGGGAATTCTGGGACCGGCGCTTTGGGTGACGACGAAAATCACTCTGATGTCGCTGGCCCTGGCGCTGATCGGCGGTGTCGGCATCGCGGTATTTCTCGTCCAGTCGAAATGGATTGAAACCGCTTTCTATCCGATTGCGGTCATCCTTCAGGTCACGCCTGTCGTCGCCATTTCGCCGCTTATCCTGATCTATGCACCCTCAACCCAGGTGGCCCTGCTGATCTGCGCCTTTCTGGTCGCTTTCTTCCCAATCCTGTCCAACATGGTGCAGGGGTTGAAAAGCGTCGATCATAACCTGCTCAACCTATTCGACCTTTACGGCGCCTCACGGCTGCAAACGCTGCTCTATCTGAAACTGCCGGCCTCGCTGCCCTATTTCATGACGGGGCTTCGGATCGGTGGCGGTCTGGCGCTGATTGCTGCCGTGGTGGCTGAATTTGCCGCAGGCTCTGCCGGTGCAGGCTCTGGTCTGGCTTTCCGGCTGCTGGAATCGCAATTCCGGCTGAATATTCCCCGGCTGTTTGCCGCCCTGTTTCTGCTATCGTGCCTCGGCGTGGTGATCTTCGCCATCACCTCCTTCATCTCATGGCTGGCGTTGCATCGCTGGCATGAAAGCAGCATCAAGCGAGAAAACTGA
- a CDS encoding cytosine deaminase: MTRLFADIPQTGRFALTRATLPVEAVDDVPAGPVREGLVSADLIINDGKVEAIVKVGTASRYKTGADLPIIDLRDAMVWPTFTDMHTHLDKGHIWPRKPNPKGDFIGALSAVKDDREANWSADDVRARMEFSLRCAYAHGTSLIRTHLDSSAPQHRISFEVFSQIRKEWAGRIDLQAVALFPFDDITDQAFFRDLLEVLVAHKGILGGVTQVSPDIDHRLDLLFRAASDHGLDIDLHVDETQDASVLTLKSIAEAKLRNGFQGSVVVGHCCSLTQQSDDIAKATIDKVAEAGLAVVSLPMCNMYLQDRHPGRTPRQRGVTLFHELAAAGVQTAVSSDNTRDPFYAYGDLDCVEVLREAVRIVHLDHPLDSTARIVTRSPADILGRPDHGRIKVGAKADLVLFSARTWSELLSRPQSDRTVLRSGQAIDAQVPDYRDLDPLMED, encoded by the coding sequence ATGACCAGATTGTTTGCCGACATTCCGCAAACCGGGCGGTTTGCCCTGACACGCGCCACCTTGCCTGTCGAAGCAGTTGATGATGTTCCCGCTGGACCGGTCCGCGAGGGGCTGGTCAGCGCCGATCTGATTATCAACGACGGCAAGGTCGAAGCTATTGTTAAGGTCGGCACCGCATCTCGTTACAAGACCGGAGCGGACCTGCCGATCATCGATCTACGCGATGCCATGGTCTGGCCGACCTTTACCGACATGCACACCCATCTCGACAAGGGCCATATCTGGCCGCGAAAGCCCAATCCAAAAGGCGATTTCATCGGCGCATTGAGCGCCGTGAAGGATGACCGCGAGGCGAATTGGTCGGCGGACGATGTGCGGGCACGGATGGAATTTTCGCTGCGCTGCGCCTATGCCCATGGCACCAGCCTGATCCGTACCCATCTCGACAGCAGCGCACCTCAGCACCGGATTTCCTTTGAGGTGTTTTCGCAGATACGCAAGGAGTGGGCGGGCCGGATCGACCTTCAGGCGGTCGCCCTTTTCCCCTTCGACGACATCACCGATCAGGCGTTTTTTAGAGATTTGCTGGAGGTGCTTGTTGCGCACAAGGGCATTCTCGGCGGCGTCACCCAGGTCTCGCCGGATATCGATCATCGGCTGGACCTGTTGTTTCGCGCCGCAAGCGACCACGGGCTCGACATCGACCTGCATGTCGATGAGACCCAGGATGCTTCCGTGCTGACCTTGAAATCCATTGCCGAGGCCAAGCTGCGCAATGGATTTCAAGGCTCGGTCGTGGTCGGCCATTGCTGTTCACTGACCCAGCAGAGCGACGATATCGCCAAGGCCACCATCGACAAGGTCGCGGAAGCCGGGCTTGCCGTCGTGTCACTACCGATGTGCAACATGTATTTGCAGGATCGTCATCCGGGCCGCACGCCGCGCCAGCGCGGTGTCACCCTGTTTCACGAACTGGCGGCGGCAGGTGTGCAGACGGCGGTTTCCTCCGACAATACCCGCGATCCCTTCTATGCTTATGGCGATCTCGATTGCGTGGAAGTGCTGCGCGAAGCGGTCAGGATCGTCCATCTCGATCACCCGCTGGACAGCACCGCCCGGATCGTCACCCGCAGTCCCGCCGATATTCTCGGACGTCCCGACCATGGCCGTATAAAGGTCGGGGCCAAGGCGGATCTGGTGCTGTTTTCGGCGAGAACCTGGAGCGAATTGCTATCGCGTCCACAGTCTGACCGCACCGTGTTGCGCTCCGGCCAGGCTATCGACGCGCAGGTGCCTGACTACCGCGACCTTGACCCTTTGATGGAAGATTGA
- a CDS encoding FAD-binding oxidoreductase, translating to MPDYAKIKAELAGIAVEDNPALVKQKSRDFYWYSPILKAELDHVTADLVVSPVSEEEVIRTLKVAYAHGVPVTPRGAGTGNYGQAMPLSGGIVLNLINMNKVKEIHPGRVICEPGIVIAELDRQTRAHSGQELRFHPSTAQTASIGGFVAGGSGGVGSITWGGLRDLGNILKLRVVTMEAEPRVLELSAWDLQKVSHAYGTNGIITEVEMPLAPAYDWVDVIVGYDDYMDAVRFADALSHRNGILLKEVAPIAAPVPYAYFSRHKPWLKDGQSVVVLMVAPHSMGPFLAYAEKMKADLRFRSDTVESMKGIPHAYELAWNHTTLRALKVDPDITYLQVQYPGPDHVEKVAKMTEIFGDEVIGHLEFMRFDGAIQCSGLPLVRYTTKERLEEIIRIHEDNGCPIFNPHRYTLEEGGMKQTDTVQLAFKQQTDPKGLLNPGKMIAWENPDFDFSAGRNYLFPGLQSMGDD from the coding sequence ATGCCCGATTACGCAAAAATCAAAGCTGAACTTGCCGGGATCGCCGTCGAGGATAATCCGGCGTTGGTCAAGCAGAAATCCCGGGATTTCTACTGGTACTCGCCAATCCTGAAGGCCGAGCTGGACCATGTCACGGCTGACCTCGTGGTTTCTCCGGTCAGCGAAGAGGAAGTAATCCGCACGCTGAAAGTGGCCTATGCCCATGGCGTACCGGTGACGCCGCGCGGTGCTGGCACCGGCAATTACGGTCAGGCCATGCCGCTCTCCGGTGGCATCGTGCTGAACCTGATCAACATGAACAAGGTGAAAGAGATTCACCCAGGTCGGGTGATTTGCGAGCCGGGCATCGTTATCGCCGAACTGGATCGCCAGACACGCGCCCATTCCGGTCAGGAACTGCGCTTCCACCCCTCCACCGCCCAGACAGCCTCAATCGGCGGCTTTGTCGCTGGCGGCTCAGGCGGAGTCGGCTCGATCACCTGGGGTGGACTGCGCGATCTCGGCAACATCCTAAAACTGCGGGTCGTCACCATGGAGGCGGAACCACGCGTACTGGAACTCTCCGCCTGGGATTTGCAAAAGGTCAGCCACGCCTATGGCACCAACGGCATCATCACCGAAGTGGAAATGCCGCTGGCCCCGGCCTATGACTGGGTGGACGTCATCGTCGGTTATGACGACTACATGGACGCCGTGCGCTTTGCCGATGCGCTCAGTCACCGCAACGGTATTCTTCTGAAGGAAGTCGCACCCATCGCGGCCCCTGTTCCCTATGCGTATTTCTCCCGTCACAAGCCCTGGCTGAAGGACGGCCAGTCGGTGGTGGTGCTGATGGTCGCGCCGCATTCCATGGGGCCGTTTCTTGCCTATGCCGAGAAAATGAAGGCCGATCTGCGCTTCCGCTCTGACACGGTCGAGAGCATGAAGGGGATTCCTCATGCCTATGAACTGGCCTGGAACCACACGACGCTCCGGGCGCTGAAGGTCGATCCTGACATCACCTATTTGCAGGTGCAGTATCCGGGGCCGGATCACGTCGAAAAGGTTGCAAAGATGACCGAAATCTTCGGGGATGAGGTGATCGGCCATTTGGAATTCATGCGCTTTGATGGTGCGATCCAATGTTCCGGCCTGCCGTTGGTGCGTTATACGACAAAGGAGCGGCTGGAGGAAATCATCCGCATCCACGAGGACAATGGTTGTCCGATCTTCAACCCGCATCGCTACACGCTGGAAGAAGGCGGCATGAAGCAGACCGATACGGTGCAACTGGCCTTCAAACAGCAAACCGACCCAAAAGGCCTGCTCAATCCCGGCAAGATGATCGCCTGGGAAAACCCGGACTTCGACTTTTCCGCTGGGCGCAACTATTTGTTTCCCGGATTGCAATCGATGGGAGACGATTGA
- a CDS encoding NAD(P)H-dependent oxidoreductase, whose amino-acid sequence MRVLVLHSHPLAESFNRALYHKTCQSLEAAGHEVDGCNLYDEGFNPVLSAEERRIYHDYPDNIEPVKSYVERLKAAEGLVIVTPVWNFSFPAMLSGYFDRVWLPGVTFELVDGKLTPTLRHIRKLAAVMTYGATPLRAFLAGNPPKKSVTRVIRAQIKLGAPVKFMAHYDMNNCTEQSRAAFLDKVGGVMGRF is encoded by the coding sequence ATGCGCGTGCTCGTTCTTCATTCCCATCCCTTGGCTGAAAGCTTCAACCGGGCGCTCTACCACAAGACCTGCCAAAGCCTGGAGGCAGCGGGCCATGAGGTCGATGGCTGCAATTTGTATGACGAGGGTTTCAACCCGGTTCTTTCGGCTGAGGAGCGGCGGATCTATCATGATTATCCTGACAATATTGAACCGGTGAAATCCTATGTCGAGCGGCTGAAGGCGGCCGAAGGGCTGGTCATCGTCACCCCCGTCTGGAATTTCAGCTTTCCCGCCATGTTGAGCGGCTATTTCGACCGTGTCTGGCTACCGGGCGTCACGTTCGAACTGGTCGATGGAAAACTGACGCCGACACTGCGCCATATCCGCAAGCTGGCGGCGGTGATGACCTATGGCGCAACACCGTTACGAGCGTTTCTTGCGGGCAACCCGCCAAAGAAATCCGTGACGCGCGTGATCCGCGCCCAGATCAAGCTGGGCGCGCCAGTCAAATTCATGGCCCATTACGACATGAACAATTGCACCGAGCAAAGCCGCGCCGCTTTTCTGGATAAGGTGGGGGGCGTGATGGGTCGGTTTTGA
- a CDS encoding DUF1236 domain-containing protein produces the protein MKTKIALIVAAALAGSIATSAMAQNATVTGAAGGAVTGAVVGGPVGAAVGGVVGAVAGTAIDPPPPRVVTYVRQQPMPAQPYVTDQQIVVGQHLPRQIVITPIPEDPTYAYAIVNNERVIVDPQSYTVIDIIQ, from the coding sequence ATGAAAACCAAGATTGCTCTTATTGTCGCCGCCGCCCTTGCTGGCTCGATTGCAACTTCGGCCATGGCGCAGAATGCCACAGTTACCGGTGCAGCCGGCGGTGCGGTTACCGGTGCTGTTGTTGGTGGTCCAGTCGGCGCAGCCGTTGGCGGCGTTGTCGGCGCAGTGGCTGGCACGGCTATCGATCCGCCACCGCCGCGTGTTGTCACCTATGTTCGCCAGCAGCCAATGCCAGCTCAACCCTATGTGACCGACCAGCAAATCGTCGTCGGTCAGCATTTACCGCGCCAGATTGTGATCACCCCGATCCCTGAAGATCCGACCTACGCGTATGCAATTGTCAATAATGAGCGTGTTATCGTCGATCCGCAGTCCTATACGGTCATTGATATCATTCAGTAA
- a CDS encoding RidA family protein codes for MKQSFNPPSVRRPFGNYNHGLLVPPGASLLVTSGQVGIGVDDSIPNDLEGQAVLCFEAIGIILAEAGMSYADVIRIAGFVTRREDFAPYMAVRDRYTLEPKPVSTLLIVTGFTRPEFLVEVEVTAAKSF; via the coding sequence ATGAAGCAAAGCTTCAATCCGCCTTCGGTGCGCAGGCCCTTCGGCAATTACAATCACGGCCTGCTGGTGCCTCCGGGCGCCAGCCTGCTGGTCACCTCCGGCCAAGTCGGGATCGGTGTCGATGACAGTATTCCCAATGATCTCGAAGGCCAGGCGGTTCTGTGCTTCGAGGCCATTGGCATCATTCTGGCCGAAGCGGGCATGAGTTATGCGGATGTCATCCGCATCGCCGGGTTTGTAACGCGCCGAGAGGATTTTGCACCCTATATGGCGGTGCGTGATCGTTATACGTTGGAACCAAAACCGGTTTCAACGCTTCTTATCGTCACCGGATTTACCCGACCGGAATTTTTGGTTGAAGTAGAAGTGACGGCGGCTAAATCATTTTGA
- a CDS encoding aldehyde dehydrogenase family protein: MSNHLKFFIDGEWVDPVHPATLEVIDPSTEEAYTSISVGSKADVDKAVAAAKRAFTRFSLWSVEERLALLKRMLAEYNNRFEDIAKAVSQEMGAPLSFALESQAWAGRAHMEATIAGLETFKFSEQRGGTMVVKEPIGVCALITPWNWPLNQIVCKVAPAIAAGCTVVLKPSEIAPISGIIFSEVMEAAGTPKGVYNMVSGNGPDVGQVMAGHPDVDMVSFTGSTRAGIIVAKTAAETVKRVAQELGGKSANIILPDADFETAVRKGVQGCFGNSGQSCDAPTRMLVPADRHDEALTYAKSEAESFVTGDPRSEDTKLGPVVSQVQYDKIQGLIEAGIKDGATLVTGGPGRPEGLNRGYYIRPTIFGNVTNDMTIAREEIFGPVLSILPYKDEAEAVEIANDTVYGLAAYVQSTDIEHARDVAKKMRAGSVYLNYPDWDTFAPFGGYKQSGNGREYADWAIHDFLEIKGIVGWDA, encoded by the coding sequence ATGAGCAATCATCTGAAATTCTTCATCGATGGCGAATGGGTTGATCCGGTTCACCCCGCAACGCTTGAGGTGATCGATCCATCAACGGAAGAGGCCTATACGTCGATTTCGGTTGGCTCAAAGGCCGATGTCGATAAGGCGGTGGCGGCTGCCAAGCGGGCTTTCACCCGTTTTTCGCTGTGGTCGGTGGAAGAGCGGCTGGCGCTGCTGAAGCGGATGCTTGCCGAATACAACAACCGTTTTGAGGATATTGCCAAGGCCGTCAGCCAGGAAATGGGCGCGCCGCTCAGTTTTGCGCTGGAAAGCCAGGCCTGGGCCGGTCGCGCCCATATGGAAGCGACGATTGCCGGGCTGGAGACGTTCAAGTTTTCCGAACAGCGCGGCGGCACTATGGTGGTCAAGGAGCCGATTGGCGTCTGCGCGCTGATCACGCCCTGGAACTGGCCACTGAACCAGATCGTCTGCAAGGTCGCGCCCGCCATCGCCGCTGGTTGCACGGTGGTGCTGAAGCCGTCGGAAATCGCCCCGATCAGCGGCATTATCTTTTCCGAGGTCATGGAAGCCGCCGGAACGCCGAAGGGCGTCTACAATATGGTCAGCGGCAATGGCCCGGATGTCGGCCAGGTAATGGCCGGTCATCCCGATGTTGACATGGTGTCCTTCACTGGCTCGACCCGGGCCGGGATTATTGTTGCGAAGACTGCGGCGGAAACGGTGAAGCGCGTCGCCCAGGAACTCGGCGGCAAATCCGCCAATATCATCCTGCCGGATGCCGATTTCGAAACGGCAGTGCGCAAGGGCGTGCAGGGTTGTTTCGGCAATTCCGGCCAGTCCTGCGATGCGCCGACAAGAATGCTGGTACCCGCCGACCGTCATGACGAGGCGCTGACCTATGCGAAGTCAGAGGCCGAAAGTTTCGTGACCGGCGATCCGCGCAGTGAAGACACCAAGCTTGGCCCTGTTGTCAGCCAGGTCCAGTATGATAAGATCCAGGGGCTGATCGAGGCGGGCATCAAGGACGGTGCGACGCTGGTGACAGGCGGGCCGGGACGTCCGGAAGGGCTGAACCGCGGCTATTACATTCGCCCGACCATCTTCGGCAATGTCACCAACGACATGACCATCGCGCGCGAGGAAATCTTCGGTCCGGTGCTGTCGATTCTGCCTTACAAAGACGAAGCAGAGGCGGTTGAGATCGCCAATGACACGGTCTATGGGCTGGCGGCCTATGTGCAATCGACCGATATTGAACACGCCCGCGACGTGGCGAAGAAGATGCGGGCCGGGTCGGTCTATCTCAACTATCCGGATTGGGACACGTTCGCGCCATTCGGCGGCTACAAACAATCCGGCAATGGCCGCGAATATGCCGATTGGGCCATCCACGATTTCCTGGAAATCAAAGGCATCGTCGGGTGGGACGCATGA
- the ung gene encoding uracil-DNA glycosylase — protein MAQSTLRLEDSWKAVVGEEFEKPYMQTLKQFLVEEKQQGKPIFPKGPEYFRALDLTPIDKVRVVILGQDPYHGAGQAHGLCFSVQPGVRIPPSLVNIYKELQADLGIAPVRHGFLEHWARQGVLLLNSVLTVEEGRAGSHQGKGWEKFTDRVIHAVAERREHVVFILWGAYAQKKAAFVDPARHLVLKSVHPSPLSAHNGFFGSKPFSKANAYLEAHGEVPIDWQLPADPGQG, from the coding sequence ATGGCGCAATCGACGCTTCGCTTGGAAGACAGCTGGAAGGCCGTGGTCGGCGAGGAATTCGAAAAGCCCTATATGCAGACCCTCAAGCAGTTTCTGGTCGAGGAAAAGCAGCAGGGCAAGCCGATTTTCCCCAAAGGGCCGGAGTATTTCCGGGCGCTGGATCTGACCCCCATCGACAAGGTGCGAGTGGTGATCCTGGGGCAGGACCCCTATCACGGCGCAGGACAGGCGCACGGCCTGTGCTTTTCTGTCCAGCCCGGCGTGCGCATTCCGCCGTCGCTGGTCAATATCTACAAGGAATTGCAGGCCGATCTCGGTATTGCCCCGGTGCGCCACGGTTTTCTGGAACATTGGGCGCGCCAGGGCGTGCTGCTGCTCAACAGCGTGTTGACGGTGGAAGAGGGCAGGGCCGGATCGCATCAGGGCAAGGGTTGGGAAAAGTTCACCGACCGGGTCATCCATGCCGTGGCCGAACGCCGCGAGCATGTAGTCTTCATCCTTTGGGGGGCTTACGCGCAGAAAAAGGCGGCTTTCGTCGATCCGGCCCGGCATCTGGTGCTGAAATCCGTGCATCCGTCGCCATTGTCTGCCCATAACGGCTTTTTCGGCTCAAAGCCGTTTTCCAAAGCCAACGCCTATCTGGAAGCGCATGGAGAGGTCCCCATCGACTGGCAGCTTCCAGCCGATCCAGGACAGGGATAG
- a CDS encoding HpcH/HpaI aldolase family protein, translating into MPAPVNGFKQALRQDALLYGLWVALASPHVAELCAGAGYDWILIDAEHGPNDIPLLAAQLAASARQSAHQVVRLPVGEAWLIKQALDIGAQTLLIPMVDTPDQALAVAKACRYPPFGIRGMGAGLGRASDFGRIGDYVASANDQICLIVQIESRLAMANLEAIITTEGVDAVLIGPADLAADLGFPGRADAPEVYAAVEDVLRRAKALGKPAGIMSTDPVMIDLARRSGARFIATQSDVGLLVAAAANHLRSVKGEAGPEATGGY; encoded by the coding sequence ATGCCCGCACCCGTCAACGGTTTCAAGCAAGCCCTGCGGCAGGACGCTTTGCTTTACGGTCTGTGGGTGGCGCTGGCCAGTCCCCATGTCGCAGAGCTCTGTGCCGGTGCAGGCTATGACTGGATATTGATCGACGCCGAGCACGGACCAAATGACATTCCGCTGCTGGCAGCCCAGCTTGCGGCTTCCGCCCGTCAATCCGCCCATCAGGTTGTGCGTCTGCCGGTGGGCGAGGCCTGGTTGATCAAGCAGGCACTGGATATCGGCGCGCAGACGCTGCTGATCCCGATGGTCGATACACCAGATCAGGCCTTGGCTGTGGCAAAAGCCTGCCGCTACCCGCCCTTTGGCATTCGCGGCATGGGGGCTGGGCTTGGCCGGGCCTCCGATTTTGGCCGGATTGGCGATTATGTGGCAAGTGCCAATGACCAGATCTGCCTGATCGTGCAGATTGAAAGCCGATTGGCCATGGCCAATCTGGAGGCGATCATAACCACCGAGGGCGTCGATGCTGTGCTGATCGGGCCTGCGGATCTTGCGGCAGATCTCGGCTTTCCGGGCCGGGCTGACGCGCCGGAGGTTTACGCGGCAGTGGAGGATGTTCTGCGCCGGGCCAAGGCGCTGGGCAAGCCCGCTGGAATCATGTCAACCGATCCTGTGATGATCGATCTTGCCCGCCGGTCAGGCGCGCGCTTCATCGCCACGCAAAGCGATGTCGGCCTGCTGGTTGCGGCTGCGGCCAACCATCTGCGCAGCGTCAAAGGTGAGGCAGGACCAGAGGCGACTGGCGGTTATTGA
- a CDS encoding sugar-binding transcriptional regulator has protein sequence MARKAGSNARLDDAARAGWLYYVAGRTQDEIAAAMNISRQSAQRLVSLAVAEKLVKVRLDHPIAVCLELADAVKQAYGLKQVEVVPTDPGSDATATGIAEAGAAELERWLKRPDPLTIAMGTGRTLRAMIDQLPQMDCPQHKIVSLTGNISPDGSAAYFNVIFSMADAVKARHFPMPLPVIVSSAEERDLLHRQPLVAPTIALGSQSDVTFVGIGEMTLNAPLLQDGFLKEAEMRNLLAIGATGEICGWIFDAKGKLLDDPVNSRVASMKIPSRQTSVVIGMARGKRKHAAIRAAARGGHVNALIIDEDAARYLLGL, from the coding sequence ATGGCACGCAAAGCAGGTTCCAACGCCAGGCTGGACGACGCCGCCCGCGCCGGCTGGCTCTATTATGTGGCTGGCCGCACGCAGGACGAGATCGCTGCGGCGATGAATATTTCCCGCCAGAGCGCCCAGCGGCTGGTGTCGCTGGCGGTTGCCGAAAAACTGGTCAAGGTCCGCCTCGATCACCCGATTGCCGTCTGTCTGGAACTGGCCGATGCGGTGAAACAGGCCTATGGGCTGAAGCAGGTCGAGGTCGTGCCAACCGATCCCGGCTCGGACGCCACCGCGACAGGCATTGCCGAGGCGGGCGCTGCCGAACTGGAGCGCTGGCTGAAACGGCCAGACCCGCTCACCATCGCCATGGGCACGGGCCGCACACTGCGCGCCATGATCGACCAATTGCCGCAGATGGACTGTCCGCAGCACAAGATCGTCTCGCTGACCGGCAATATCAGCCCGGATGGATCGGCGGCCTATTTCAACGTGATCTTTTCCATGGCCGATGCAGTGAAGGCCCGGCATTTTCCAATGCCGCTGCCGGTTATCGTTTCCAGCGCAGAGGAGCGCGACCTGTTGCACCGCCAGCCGCTGGTTGCTCCCACCATCGCGCTTGGCAGCCAATCCGATGTGACCTTCGTCGGTATCGGTGAGATGACCCTCAACGCGCCCTTGCTTCAGGACGGATTCTTGAAGGAAGCCGAAATGCGCAATCTTCTCGCCATCGGCGCCACCGGTGAAATCTGCGGCTGGATCTTCGACGCCAAGGGCAAGCTGCTGGACGACCCGGTCAATAGCCGTGTCGCCAGTATGAAGATCCCGTCGCGTCAAACCTCTGTCGTGATCGGCATGGCGCGCGGCAAACGCAAGCATGCCGCCATCCGGGCTGCTGCCCGGGGTGGCCATGTCAACGCGCTGATCATCGATGAAGATGCGGCCCGCTACCTGCTCGGACTGTGA